A genomic window from Lycium barbarum isolate Lr01 chromosome 4, ASM1917538v2, whole genome shotgun sequence includes:
- the LOC132637940 gene encoding uncharacterized protein LOC132637940: MADIEQHVRVALYWGGKTIHDADTVRYSCGPRVFVKLPVSLTYARLVKLLHQNMVSSIEDVKLVISGRFPYSVVGHSVCYTEMPIVGDESLQDFLVVPDTVRSFMALILLEMYIKSEVAVASEPPSNVMNNFSDIGCHTKVATQNTQPQLDVPSGSCGQGNQNVSTNFSVGTFPSFGVGDGEGTNSTAKMGDVPKASQIQVRMNSDPCLDGSHDDSNGDAPHDANESVETTDSGGKSDGDEQQQAEDVSNGPVQMDVNIGDVPTVSQIQDRVNGSHDDSEGDAPHESHEIIDSGGKGDDDDQRQAGDVSNVPVQMDEFSSLSELQGRPEVFASTCESENLESRVWMDWKTDLKSGMLFASKEDLKSVVILWNLQHNREFYVLESSRNAWKVVCGQWEYGCSWMLRGRKTPSNLWKVGYQSKEDLWKIGKYDGPHSCQMQEPSEMVYNRSFSRQAERMKTTHIRYAMDIGHSTYPNSCGICKETGHHWHSHR; this comes from the coding sequence ATGGCTGATATAGAACAACATGTAAGAGTTGCATTATACTGGGGTGGTAAAACAATTCATGATGCAGACACGGTTCGATATAGTTGTGGGCCTCGTGTTTTTGTTAAACTTCCGGTATCTCTAACGTATGCTCGTTTGGTTAAACTATTGCATCAAAATATGGTCTCCAGCATTGAAGACGTAAAACTTGTTATTTCTGGAAGGTTTCCATATTCAGTGGTTGGTCATAGTGTTTGTTACACAGAAATGCCTATCGTTGGCGATGAATCTTTGCAAGATTTTCTTGTGGTGCCTGATACGGTTCGATCTTTTATGGCATTAATTTTGCTTGAGATGTACATTAAAAGTGAAGTGGCGGTGGCTTCAGAACCACCCTCTAATGTGATGAATAATTTTTCGGATATTGGGTGTCATACTAAGGTTGCAACTCAAAATACACAACCACAACTTGATGTGCCATCAGGCAGCTGTGGCCAAGGCAATCAGAATGTCAGCACTAATTTTTCAGTAGGAACTTTTCCTTCATTCGGTGTTGGAGATGGTGAAGGTACTAATAGTACTGCTAAAATGGGAGATGTTCCTAAAGCATCACAAATACAAGTTCGTATGAATAGTGATCCTTGTTTGGATGGTTCGCATGATGATTCTAATGGTGACGCCCCACATGATGCAAATGAGTCGGTTGAGACAACAGATTCTGGAGGTAAAAGTGATGGTGATGAACAACAGCAAGCGGAGGATGTTTCTAACGGACCAGTTCAAATGGACGTTAACATAGGAGATGTTCCTACAGTATCACAAATACAAGATCGTGTGAATGGCTCGCATGATGATTCTGAAGGTGACGCCCCACATGAGTCACATGAGATAATAGACTCTGGAGGTAaaggtgatgatgatgatcaaCGGCAAGCGGGGGATGTTTCTAACGTACCAGTTCAAATGGACGAATTTTCATCACTCTCAGAACTTCAAGGTCGTCCTGAGGTGTTTGCTTCTACCTGTGAGTCTGAGAATCTTGAGTCTAGAGTATGGATGGACTGGAAGACAGACCTTAAGTCTGGAATGCTATTTGCAAGCAAGGAGGATTTGAAGAGCGTTGTTATATTGTGGAATTTGCAACACAACAGGGAGTTTTATGTTTTGGAATCATCGAGAAATGCTTGGAAGGTTGTTTGTGGGCAGTGGGAGTATGGATGTAGCTGGATGCTTCGAGGTAGGAAAACTCCATCAAATCTATGGAAGGTGGGATATCAATCAAAAGAAGATCTATGGAAGATTGGAAAATACGACGGGCCGCACAGTTGCCAAATGCAGGAGCCGTCTGAGATGGTTTATAATAGATCATTTAGTCGTCAAGCAGAAAGAATGAAAACTACCCATATTCGATACGCAATGGACATAGGTCATTCAACTTATCCTAATTCATGTGGAATTTGTAAAGAGACTGGGCATCACTGGCATAGTCACCGGTAA